AGATCCCAGATGCGCATGAAATCCGCCTTCTTCTTAGAGAGGACCAGCATGCCGTCCGGGTCTTCGATGTCGTCGATGAACACCTGAATGTCCTGTCCCACCTGAATGCTGGAAGGATCGTCGAATTCATCGATGGGGATCACGCCTTCGGATTTAAAACCGATGTCCACCGCCACCTCTTTTTCATTGACGGCCAACACCTTGCCGGTGACCACTTCGCCGGACACAAAGTCGGACAGCGTCTCCTCGTAGAGGTTGGCCAGCTGAGCGAACTCTTCGTTGCTGTATCCTTCTTCGTCGTCCAGGGTGTTGAAGGCCTTCTTGTCCGTTGATATTTTCTGAGAATCAGTCGCAGTCGGAGCTGCGGGCGTTAGCACATCACCTCCTGTCCCTTGCGTGTTGACGGCGCCAACCTCTTCGGCCGGCACGTTTTCTTTGGTTTCTTCGTTCATAGGGTTAGTTAACCTCCTTGTTATTGTGAATTGGCCCTACTGGGCCGAGAGCTCAAGCAAATAGTCGCGCACCTTTTCCAGCTGCCACCGTGGAGTGGAAGCGCCTCCGGAGATGCCCACGCGGTCCGTAGGCCGCAACCAGGATCGATCCAGTTCGTCCACCCCTTCAATCTTGAACGATCGTTCATTCACCGCCCGGCAGGCTTCGTACAGCACCCGCGAATTGGAGCTGTGGCTGCCGCCGATCAACAGCAGCACATCCACAGAGGCGGCGAAATCGATCAGCCGTTGCAACCGCCGGTTGATATGGCGGCAGGTGGTGTCATGCACCGTAGCCTGGCGAACCCGTTCCTGGATGTTCTTCGCCAGGGCCAAAAAACGGTTGTGATCAAAGGTGGTCTGTGAGAAAATCGCCACCCGGTCCCTGAAAACCACCCCCGCGAGATCCGCCTCCGCCTCGAAGACAAGCGGCTTGCGGCTGTAGCCGGCCAATCCGATCACCTCCGCATGGTTCTTCTTGCCGATGATCACGATCTGCTCGCCCTGTTCATCCTTCTCGGCGATCAGGGACTGCACCCGCCGGACCGTGGGACAAGTGGCATCTTCCACCTGCGCCCCGGCCTGCCGCAGCGCCTCATGGGCCGCAGCCGCAAGACCATGCGTGCGAACCAGCACCCGCCGGTCTTTTAGATCCTTAAGACGCTCAGCGGTTAACAGCTCCTCCTGCGGTCTGGTCATCAAGCCCTTTTGCTGCAGACGCTGCAGCTCCACAGGATTGTGGATCAAAGCGCCCAGAGAGATCAAATTCCCTGAAATGGCCAGCAGATTTTCTACTTTTTCCACCGCCCGCAAAACGCCGGGGCAAAAACCGGCGTGGGCATCTATCACAATCTTCATGCATTCCGCTTTTTAAGCACTTCCCGGATAACCAGCTCCACCTGCTCGTCGATGCTGAGCCGGGAAGTATCAATGTCAATGGCTTCCTGCGGCCGGCGCAGAGGGCTGTGGGTGCGTCGGCGGTCGCTGTCATCCCGCTGTTGCAGGGAGCCCATCAGTTCTTCCAGAGGCACGGTGATGCCCTTGGCCGCCACCTCGGCTTGCCGGCGCTTGCCCCGCTCCTGAAGCGAAGCGACCATAAAAAATTTCACATCCGCGTTTGGAAATACGACCGTCCCCATATCCCGGCCTTCAGCCACCACGCCGCCCTGTTCGCCGAACCGCCGCTGTGTTCCGAGCAGAGCGCGGCGTACCCCGGGGTTGGCAGCGACTGGTGCGATGGCTTGGGTGACCTCCGG
This bacterium DNA region includes the following protein-coding sequences:
- the ispH gene encoding 4-hydroxy-3-methylbut-2-enyl diphosphate reductase, translated to MKIVIDAHAGFCPGVLRAVEKVENLLAISGNLISLGALIHNPVELQRLQQKGLMTRPQEELLTAERLKDLKDRRVLVRTHGLAAAAHEALRQAGAQVEDATCPTVRRVQSLIAEKDEQGEQIVIIGKKNHAEVIGLAGYSRKPLVFEAEADLAGVVFRDRVAIFSQTTFDHNRFLALAKNIQERVRQATVHDTTCRHINRRLQRLIDFAASVDVLLLIGGSHSSNSRVLYEACRAVNERSFKIEGVDELDRSWLRPTDRVGISGGASTPRWQLEKVRDYLLELSAQ
- a CDS encoding (d)CMP kinase is translated as MAASLRKSFIITIDGPAGSGKSTTARRVAERLGYSYLDSGALYRAVTWAALQQNLDLQDSERVARLAEQLDLELQAAEKDLRILVNGRDVSREIRMPEVTQAIAPVAANPGVRRALLGTQRRFGEQGGVVAEGRDMGTVVFPNADVKFFMVASLQERGKRRQAEVAAKGITVPLEELMGSLQQRDDSDRRRTHSPLRRPQEAIDIDTSRLSIDEQVELVIREVLKKRNA